The Theileria orientalis strain Shintoku DNA, chromosome 3, complete genome genome window below encodes:
- a CDS encoding uncharacterized protein (immunoglobulin-like fold domain containing protein), protein MLNYDVESGKYLNYNLSHDLCPKYVRHRGKAFKGGKAGSYIQGVIDLYDKEDHRITNYSGHLLASLSYKNNLDRSIQGPVETLNENVYLSVNSDGSYTVSYLVKKAGIWELSVVTDKFEHIQGSPFDVEITYGDVSPDRSFLTYLDQVGYVSNYRDFIVQSRDSYDNEVTEGGVEFVASVLGGGKIINLKDLNNGKDSNDLAGYDALNPWMSVFMRNSQLTGNLITLKDSLAKVLSAKQFDAETSYNAARLKVVHSIPALFTISEPDHAGHTLKRQGLIGDYRELNKQLNEIEDNIQEMIHSRDSLNDYIIDKMKHISQLYRTALQRFNRNTAQVLKLTRLAKHEQELRRRIYEADESSLAKLDRARKIETAIRALKDAQKVTEDEIVESEPEEIEERPGKLNETVPDKPNSLAFWLLEGRFRPPQQT, encoded by the exons ATGCTAAATTATGACGTTGAATCTGgcaaatatttaaattacaatCTATCCCATGATTTATGTCCTAAATACGTTAGACACAGAGGAAAGGCTTTTAAGGGAGGCAAGGCTGGTTCATATATACAG GGTGTCATAGATTTGTATGATAAAGAAGACCATCGCATTACTAACTACAGTGGACACTTACTAGCTTCTTTATCatacaaaaacaatttgGACAGATCAATTCAGGGTCCGGTTGAGACCCTTAACGAAAATGTCTATTTAAGCGTTAATTCTGATGGGTCATACACA GTATCGTACTTGGTCAAAAAGGCGGGGATATGGGAACTATCGGTAGTCACTGATAAGTTCGAACACATTCAAG GGTCCCCTTTTGATGTTGAAATTACATACGGCGACGTCTCTCCTGATAGGTCATTTTTAACAT acCTTGACCAAGTTGGCTACGTTTCAAACTATAGG GACTTTATTGTTCAATCTAGGGATTCCTATGACAACGAAGTGACAGA GGGAGGAGTTGAGTTTGTGGCCAGTGTTTTGGGAGGGGGGAAGATCATCAACCTCAAGGATTTAAACAACGGAAAG GACTCAAACGATCTAGCTGGCTACGACGCTCTGAATCCCTGGATGAGTGTTTTCATGAGGAACAGCCAGTTGACGGGGAATCTAATAACTTTAAAGGACTCTCTGGCCAAGGTATTGTCTGCG aAACAGTTTGATGCTGAGACGAGCTATAACGCTGCTCGATTGAAGGTCGTTCACTCAATTCCTGCGCTTTTCACCATCAGTGAACCTGATCACGCGGGGCATACTCTGAAGCGCCAGGGGCTCATTGGGGACTACCGGGAACTTAACAAACAGCTGAACGAGATTGAAGACAACATTCAGGAGATGATTCACTCGAGGGACTCTCTCAACGACTACATAATAGACAAGATGAAACACATCAGTCAGCTTTACAGAACTGCACTGCAGCGCTTCAACAGAAACACTGCACAAGTGCTGAAGCTCACCAGGCTAGCCAA GCACGAGCAGGAGCTGCGCAGGCGCATTTACGAGGCCGACGAGTCGTCTCTGGCGAAGCTTGACAGGGCGCGGAAGATCGAGACGGCCATCCGGGCGCTCAAGGACGCTCAAAAGGTCACCGAGGACGAGATCGTCGAGTCTGAGCCCGAGGAAATTGAGGAGCGGCCAGGGAAACTCAATGAAACTGTGCCGGACAAACCAAATTCACTCGCTTTCTGGCTATTGGAGGGAAGATTTAGGCCTCCGCAACAAACTTAA